The following nucleotide sequence is from Citrus sinensis cultivar Valencia sweet orange chromosome 6, DVS_A1.0, whole genome shotgun sequence.
CTTTACACTATACAGGTATGCTAATAAGATAATTGCCAATGGTAAGGATCAAGTTCAATTCTTGATTAATGCTCATGCTTCACACGTGCCTTTAGTATACCAGGAACAGGTGGTGATGTGGGAGGCCTATTTGAGTTGTTTGCCCGAGGTGGAGGAAGGAGTTGTGGTGGTTGATACACACCAGCCATGCTTGAACCTTCACCATCATCTGCAGGAAAACTTTGTGCCATATCATCACTCTGTTGTCTCTCACAAAATTTCATTGCCTTCAGAACAGAATTGTCGTCATGGAGCTTAAAAGGGGTGCTGcaaatagaaaaatcaaagtTTTAGCAATAAATAGACCATTAGAGTATAACAAAAATGTTCAATTAACCAAAGGGGTCACAATCTGAGCATAAGCATCCCCCTTTCTCCTTTTGTAGCATTCTTTGCAGTTTTTGGTCGCATGCCATAACATTGCCCTCTTGACCATGCTGCTATTAAAGGGTTAACATCCCAATTCATATCGGCATATCAACAGTAACCATCATTATTTCCATTGACGACAATCTAAGAAAAGTTCAAATGCATGCACAAGTTTCTTACCTATTAAAGTCAAAATGCACCAGCTGCATATCTTCTGATATTTCCACTTCAACGGTTGCATGAGGTCGTGTCTATTGTTTCATATGTCaagggagaaaaagaaaagagagaagcaTTAAACAAGTTGAACAAAATGTTTAGCAAATACTAGAAAGCATTAACACGATAGGCCTTTTTTTTACAATGGATAAATGCAAAAATCATATTCTCACATTTCTTTCATAACAGGATGAAATAGTTAAGCAAGTTCTCTCAGCATCTTCTATGATTGGCACATAAAGTGACCCATACACCAAGCCTCAACAATAAGGAAGGTTagaggagaagaaaaaaaaaaaaaagtgaatctgcaTTTACATTTGCGAAGGCACAACACTCTGAATCAATTAATCTACTGGGAGAGGAACAATTCTCTCTAGTTCGCTCGAATGCATATGAAACAGGCAAGCACAACAAAGACATGCAGACAACCCACCATCAATTTGTCTACTAGGAGAAGCACATCTCAcagtaaaatctaaattatgaAACCATATAAACTGCACGACAATGCTTTCACATTTACAGTTCAGAAACTAGTAATCACGTTCTAAGCCCTTTTTCTGATCTTTGATAAGCCATAAGTTCCCGAACTAGAGTTCAAAAGTGGAGGCACCTGCCGAACCCTACATTCTTTGGAAGCATGAAATTATTTGTTAGCTGCAAAAGCACATGGATCACGATCATATCGCAAACGTTTCTAGTACGTTTATTCTACCTAGTGTCTAAGAACTTGGAGAGATTCATAGTGATAATCAACAACACTAGCTAAAATATTAAGACACTTCAAGTAGCTAAAATATAGGACATGAAAGTTACATATGATTGAACATACTATTTCTTCAATACTGAcagaatttaaaatctttcaaTTACGTGTAAGATCACCACTTGATTTCTTCCTTAATATTGCTAGCCATGTTAATGGATCAAGTATGTCAACCAAAAGATATAAAGCAACAAAAACTTGAAGGATTTGTGAGGGGTTACAATTCAGAACTCTATGAGCAACTAGTACTCTACACAGGAGGTTGTTGAGAAGTAAACATAATGGAGTACTTGCAAAATAAACGATGATAACTAATACTGAAGGATTTTCATAGAAGTGAAGTGAATTATCACAAATAATAGCTTTCATCTCCACATTACGTCCAACTTTTCCTAAAAACCTGGCAAGTGAGATGGACTTATAACCCATAGTCACACTTGAAATCCAAATTAAATGTTGAACAAGAAGGTAACACTCCAACTTCTTAGTTTCTTCCTTGATGCATTTCATATAACACGTCGAATCCTATTCAGAGATTGATTTTAGTTAAGAAACTGTTAAGGACtgatcaaaatatattaacacCTTAAATAGGAAATCATTTTGCAAATACTAAAAGCTCAATTTGGGCCAACCTTCTTCCTCATGTAATCATATTCAAAGTTTATTCAAGTTATGATTGAAGCCATAATACAAGAGAAAAGTTGACGAATATCTACCTGCACCAGAATAAAAGGTAAAGCCACACCCCCACTGGGAGCATTTCCTGAACTGTATAATCGCTCATTTCGTTGTATAAGGTTTTGAAGTCCTACAAACTTGATGAAGAGACAACAGAAGTTAGCCCACATAGCAAAAGAAATCCATCAACATAAAGCATGCAGCAACAAGTTCATGCCAAGATTACAAACATGAAAAGgtagaaaaactaattttcttaCTTGATCCTCCAGTTCCTGCAGATAGGcagttttcttttcaattctaTTTCTCAGTCCAAGACGCTCAGCCTGCATTAAATACATCTTAAGAGATCGATATGCTCATTCATTATTCAGAACAGAATCTACtgagaaattgaaataataactAAGATATGCAAATACAAGTGCATCACACCTTTAATTCTTCAATGTCATTCAGGCTAGTGCGAGGAAGACCCTTCCACTGTATTTCCTTTTTATCCTTTGATATAATATCCATCGCCATCAGTACATTTAGGGCATCATATACCCTTCGTCTTATGTTTTTCTCATCATATTGTTGCtgttgaaataaatattagcaACAAAAGAAGATTTAGTTAAATTCAACTTCTCTAGATA
It contains:
- the LOC102616650 gene encoding transcription factor-like protein DPB, which gives rise to MVTGNNSHQEDGDRQQPAAKGGGATRSWGTTVSGQSVSTSGSVGSPSQSMATPASDSTFLRLNHLDIHGDDAGSQGAVVGGKKKKRGQRAGGGDKSGRGLRQFSMKVCEKVESKGRTTYNEVADELVAEFADPSNSLATPDQQQYDEKNIRRRVYDALNVLMAMDIISKDKKEIQWKGLPRTSLNDIEELKAERLGLRNRIEKKTAYLQELEDQFVGLQNLIQRNERLYSSGNAPSGGVALPFILVQTRPHATVEVEISEDMQLVHFDFNSTPFKLHDDNSVLKAMKFCERQQSDDMAQSFPADDGEGSSMAGVYQPPQLLPPPRANNSNRPPTSPPVPGILKARVKHEH